One window of the Pseudomonas knackmussii B13 genome contains the following:
- a CDS encoding YgaP family membrane protein, with the protein MKANVGKVDRVLRIVVGVLLILLSLSGVIGWWGWIGVIPLLTGIVRICPAYSLLGFDTCKRT; encoded by the coding sequence ATGAAGGCAAACGTTGGCAAGGTCGATCGAGTGTTGCGGATCGTCGTGGGCGTGCTGCTGATCCTGCTCAGCCTGTCCGGGGTGATCGGCTGGTGGGGCTGGATCGGCGTGATCCCGCTGCTGACTGGCATCGTCCGTATCTGCCCGGCGTATTCGCTGCTGGGCTTCGACACATGCAAGCGCACCTGA
- a CDS encoding DUF1365 domain-containing protein: MNSSLCQGWVQHRRWAPRPHAFRYRVGMLCLDLDEQLDLLALSPLLGRWRFAPLCWRERDYLPAYTRQGIPLSEAVRELVGEALGEVPRGRIELLTQPRCWGLWFNPVSFYFCHDDDGRLAAILCEVRNTPWRERYHYVVSVRPGGAIDQWFDKRFHVSPFLPRDTRYHMRFLLEGPHIRVHIESWRDEHKLFEAGLAVERQPLSAEALRRHVAAFPWTTLSTLSAIYWQALRLLIKGTPIHDHQAPDGHLGSGRDTPEDTQHVQ; encoded by the coding sequence GTGAACAGCAGCCTGTGCCAGGGCTGGGTCCAGCATCGCCGCTGGGCGCCCCGCCCCCACGCATTCCGCTACCGCGTCGGCATGCTCTGCCTGGACCTCGACGAACAGCTGGACCTGCTCGCACTGTCCCCCCTGCTGGGGCGCTGGCGCTTCGCCCCGCTGTGCTGGCGAGAGCGCGACTATCTGCCGGCCTACACCCGCCAGGGCATCCCGTTGAGCGAAGCGGTGCGCGAGCTGGTCGGCGAGGCGTTGGGCGAGGTGCCGCGCGGGCGCATCGAGCTGCTGACCCAGCCGCGCTGCTGGGGGCTCTGGTTCAACCCGGTGAGTTTCTACTTCTGCCACGACGACGACGGCCGCCTCGCGGCGATCCTCTGCGAGGTGCGCAACACGCCCTGGCGCGAGCGCTATCACTACGTGGTGAGCGTGCGTCCGGGCGGCGCCATCGACCAGTGGTTCGACAAGCGCTTCCACGTGTCGCCCTTCCTGCCGCGGGATACCCGCTACCACATGCGCTTCCTGCTCGAGGGGCCGCACATCCGCGTGCACATCGAGAGCTGGCGCGACGAACACAAGCTGTTCGAGGCAGGACTCGCCGTCGAGCGCCAGCCTCTGAGCGCCGAAGCCTTGCGCCGGCATGTGGCGGCCTTCCCGTGGACGACCCTGAGCACCCTGTCCGCCATCTACTGGCAAGCCCTGCGCCTATTGATCAAAGGCACGCCCATCCACGACCACCAGGCGCCGGACGGGCACCTGGGCAGCGGTCGCGACACCCCGGAGGATACCCAGCATGTCCAGTGA
- a CDS encoding nuclear transport factor 2 family protein: protein MSPFLQRFAQDFAALDRHNLDRLEQLYSPDIEFRDPLHRIHGLPALRGYFEQLYSSVTTPHFTFHSFDESGEGQGYLRWTLQFSHPQLRGGRPIRVDGCTYLRWSDRVYLHHDYFDSGALLYEHLPLLGRVIAWLKRRLA, encoded by the coding sequence ATGTCCCCCTTTCTGCAACGTTTCGCACAAGACTTCGCTGCGCTCGACCGCCATAACCTGGACAGGCTCGAGCAGCTGTACAGCCCGGACATCGAATTCCGCGACCCGCTGCATCGCATCCACGGGCTGCCCGCCTTGCGCGGCTACTTCGAGCAGCTCTACTCGAGCGTCACGACCCCGCACTTCACCTTCCACAGCTTCGACGAAAGCGGTGAAGGCCAGGGATACCTGCGCTGGACCCTGCAATTCAGCCATCCGCAGCTGCGCGGAGGCCGCCCGATCCGCGTCGACGGCTGCACCTACCTGCGCTGGTCCGATCGCGTCTACCTGCACCACGACTACTTCGACAGTGGCGCCCTGCTCTACGAGCACCTGCCGCTGCTCGGCCGGGTCATCGCCTGGCTGAAGCGGAGGCTGGCATGA
- a CDS encoding DUF6436 domain-containing protein, protein MQVNRKVVLAVVLVVAWLGILAAAFWSFSGQYLRPYPNTTRFFDGQALQLPKDLAGPGPIRVVHFWDPECPCNVANQAHLTALLKRFGPQGVTFYAFRKPGTKGHLQDALWDLKELDMPGPPPIEASPAVAIWDRDGHLAYFGPYSEGATCTSANSFIEPVLEALVAGRPVKAPSALATGCYCAWKK, encoded by the coding sequence ATGCAAGTCAATCGCAAAGTCGTCCTGGCCGTCGTGCTCGTCGTGGCCTGGCTGGGCATCCTCGCCGCCGCTTTCTGGTCCTTCAGCGGGCAGTACCTGCGGCCGTACCCCAACACCACCCGCTTCTTCGACGGCCAGGCGCTGCAGTTGCCGAAGGACCTGGCCGGGCCCGGGCCGATCCGCGTCGTGCACTTCTGGGACCCGGAGTGCCCGTGCAACGTCGCCAACCAGGCGCACCTGACCGCGCTGCTCAAGCGCTTCGGGCCGCAGGGCGTGACCTTCTATGCCTTCCGCAAGCCGGGCACCAAGGGCCATCTGCAGGACGCCCTGTGGGACCTGAAGGAGCTCGACATGCCGGGGCCACCGCCGATCGAGGCGAGCCCGGCGGTGGCGATCTGGGACCGCGACGGCCACCTGGCCTATTTCGGCCCGTACAGCGAAGGCGCGACCTGCACCTCGGCGAACAGCTTCATCGAGCCGGTGCTCGAGGCGCTGGTCGCCGGTCGCCCGGTGAAGGCGCCGAGCGCCCTGGCCACCGGCTGCTATTGCGCCTGGAAGAAGTGA
- a CDS encoding nitroreductase, whose translation MSIAELLKQRTSIRAFTDQPVDAATVRALLDDARWAPSGGNLQPWKVLAGAGGGGQAVQRLAVETLLRNPGGEAGEYPIYPANLGEPYRSRRFKVGEDLYALLGIPREDKPGRMRQLARNYQFFGAPVGLFFVIDRQMGHGQWAHLGMFMQSVALLAEERGLSTCMQEAWGMLRQSLHRHFELAEHELLYCGMALGYADRSAAINQLRSERAPLEEFAQLRGFD comes from the coding sequence ATGTCCATCGCCGAACTGCTCAAGCAACGCACCTCCATCCGCGCCTTCACCGACCAGCCGGTGGACGCCGCCACCGTCCGCGCACTACTGGACGACGCGCGCTGGGCGCCTTCGGGCGGCAACCTGCAGCCCTGGAAGGTGCTCGCGGGGGCGGGGGGGGGGGGGCAGGCGGTGCAGCGCCTGGCGGTGGAGACGCTGCTGAGGAATCCGGGCGGCGAGGCCGGTGAATACCCGATCTATCCGGCGAACCTGGGCGAGCCCTATCGCTCGCGGCGCTTCAAGGTCGGCGAGGACCTCTACGCGCTGCTCGGCATTCCCCGTGAGGACAAGCCCGGTCGGATGCGCCAGTTGGCGCGCAATTACCAGTTCTTCGGCGCGCCCGTGGGGCTGTTCTTCGTCATCGACCGGCAGATGGGCCACGGCCAGTGGGCGCACCTGGGCATGTTCATGCAGTCCGTCGCCCTGCTCGCCGAGGAGCGCGGGCTGTCGACCTGCATGCAGGAGGCCTGGGGCATGCTGCGCCAGAGCCTGCACCGGCATTTCGAGCTGGCCGAGCATGAGCTGCTGTATTGCGGCATGGCGCTGGGCTATGCCGACCGCTCGGCAGCGATCAACCAGCTGCGCTCCGAGCGCGCGCCGCTGGAGGAGTTCGCCCAACTGCGCGGCTTCGATTGA
- a CDS encoding winged helix-turn-helix transcriptional regulator, with translation MKRASFEHMPCPAAQAMELIGDGWNLLILREAFYGASRFDQFAAHLGIASNTLSNRLKTLVDNGLFERRLYSTRPARHEYLLTAKGRDLRPVILTLMQWGRRHGAQAGRRVQLIDTRNGAPVEIALVDARSGEPIGPHHQIRRGADAVALPATA, from the coding sequence ATGAAGCGAGCCTCCTTCGAACACATGCCCTGCCCCGCCGCCCAGGCCATGGAGCTGATCGGCGATGGCTGGAACCTGCTGATCCTGCGCGAAGCCTTCTACGGCGCCAGCCGCTTCGACCAGTTCGCCGCGCACCTGGGCATCGCCAGCAACACCCTGAGCAACCGCCTGAAGACCCTGGTCGACAACGGCCTGTTCGAGCGTCGCCTGTACAGCACCCGACCCGCCCGCCACGAATACCTGCTGACCGCCAAGGGCCGCGACTTGCGCCCGGTGATCCTGACCCTGATGCAGTGGGGCCGGCGCCACGGCGCACAGGCTGGCCGTCGGGTGCAACTGATCGACACGCGCAACGGCGCGCCGGTCGAAATCGCCCTGGTCGACGCCCGCAGCGGCGAGCCCATAGGCCCGCACCACCAGATCCGCCGCGGCGCCGACGCCGTTGCCCTCCCCGCCACCGCCTGA
- a CDS encoding HlyD family secretion protein, which yields MNQPVQIPAAEAATPVKTKSRKPFKLAAATLLLIGAGLYGAHWWTSARFLETTDDAYVGGDVTVIGPRVAGYIAELQVNDNQFVHAGDLLARIDDRDYRAALAKTEGAVHAEEALLGNIDAQAALQDAVIRQSQAEIDAAAAEESRSRDDNRRYQTLVQRNAISVEAAQRAEATWKTARANSDKAHATLLAARRQLDVIQSQRQQAQAALEQAQAERERARLDLGYTELRAPVDGYIGNRRARVGSYVAAGTQLLAVVPAQGLWVDANFKEDQLAHMKAGQAVTVEADILPGKVFHGHLDSLAPATGAQFSILPPENATGNFTKIVQRVPVRVHLDAADGKLGDLRPGLSVVVEVDTRKPGHEQDERVAQAGRP from the coding sequence ATGAACCAGCCCGTCCAGATTCCCGCCGCCGAAGCCGCCACCCCGGTCAAGACGAAATCCCGCAAGCCGTTCAAGCTCGCCGCCGCCACCCTGCTGCTGATCGGCGCCGGCCTCTACGGCGCGCACTGGTGGACCAGCGCGCGCTTCCTGGAGACCACCGACGATGCCTATGTCGGCGGCGACGTCACCGTCATCGGCCCGCGCGTGGCCGGCTACATCGCCGAGCTGCAGGTGAACGACAACCAGTTCGTCCACGCCGGCGACCTGCTCGCCCGCATCGACGACCGCGACTACCGCGCCGCCCTGGCCAAGACCGAAGGCGCGGTGCACGCCGAAGAAGCGCTGCTGGGCAACATCGACGCCCAGGCCGCGCTGCAGGACGCGGTGATCCGCCAGAGCCAGGCGGAAATCGACGCGGCGGCGGCGGAAGAATCGCGCTCGCGCGACGACAACCGGCGCTACCAGACCCTGGTGCAACGCAACGCCATTTCCGTGGAAGCCGCGCAGCGCGCCGAAGCCACCTGGAAAACCGCCCGCGCCAACAGCGACAAGGCCCATGCCACCCTGCTCGCCGCGCGGCGCCAGCTCGACGTGATCCAGAGCCAGCGCCAGCAGGCCCAGGCCGCCCTCGAACAGGCCCAGGCCGAACGCGAGCGCGCCCGTCTCGACCTCGGCTACACCGAACTGCGCGCCCCGGTTGACGGCTACATCGGCAACCGCCGCGCGCGGGTCGGCAGCTACGTCGCCGCCGGCACCCAGTTGCTCGCGGTGGTGCCCGCCCAGGGGCTGTGGGTCGACGCCAACTTCAAGGAAGACCAGCTCGCGCACATGAAGGCCGGCCAGGCAGTGACGGTGGAAGCCGACATCCTCCCCGGCAAGGTCTTCCACGGCCACCTCGACAGCCTGGCGCCGGCCACCGGCGCGCAATTCAGCATCCTGCCGCCGGAGAACGCCACCGGGAACTTCACCAAGATCGTCCAGCGCGTGCCGGTGCGCGTGCACCTCGACGCGGCCGACGGCAAGCTCGGCGACCTGCGCCCGGGGCTGTCGGTCGTGGTCGAGGTGGATACCCGCAAACCGGGGCATGAGCAGGACGAGCGCGTTGCCCAGGCTGGCCGGCCATGA
- a CDS encoding FixH family protein: MSIVVERMLRSPLAILPVALALLAACSTPPTDLDLSRDKPSDGGLYRVSVVAPSPAAGINQLHSWKVRLFTAGGQPVSNAQFLVGGGMPQHGHGYPTQPRVTRELEAGTYLLEGMKFSMTGWWELKLGIRAAPGADHVTFNLVVGSDSGQ; the protein is encoded by the coding sequence ATGTCCATCGTTGTCGAGCGAATGCTTCGCTCGCCTCTCGCCATCCTTCCCGTCGCTCTCGCCTTGCTGGCCGCCTGCAGCACGCCACCGACGGACCTCGACCTGTCCCGCGACAAGCCCAGCGACGGCGGCCTCTATCGAGTGTCCGTCGTCGCCCCTTCGCCCGCTGCCGGCATCAACCAGTTGCACAGCTGGAAGGTCCGCCTGTTCACGGCCGGCGGCCAGCCGGTCTCCAATGCCCAGTTCCTGGTCGGTGGCGGCATGCCGCAACACGGGCACGGTTATCCGACGCAGCCGCGGGTGACCCGCGAGCTGGAGGCCGGCACCTACCTGCTCGAAGGCATGAAGTTCAGCATGACCGGCTGGTGGGAGCTGAAGCTCGGCATCCGCGCGGCGCCCGGCGCCGACCACGTGACCTTCAACCTCGTCGTCGGCTCTGACTCGGGGCAGTGA
- a CDS encoding NAD(P)/FAD-dependent oxidoreductase produces MRIAIIGSGISGLTCAYLLARRHAVTVFESSDWIGGHTHTVDVDWQGRRYAVDTGFIVFNDWTYPNFIRLLDRLGVASRPTEMSFSVHDPNGGLEYNGHSLDSLFAQRRNLLSPGFWGMLRDILRFNREAVDDLQGQLLGDEACLGDYLRSNGYGARFIDHYIVPMGSAIWSMSRADMLDFPLEAFVRFFRNHGLLSVNRRPQWRVVEGGSRSYVEPLCAGFREHIRLNCPVQRVSRDDTGVTLHSAAGPERFDKVIFACHSDQALALLDEPSTTETQVLGALPYAQNEVLLHTDTRVLPRRRKTWASWNYRLGGAPGQPAAVTYDMNILQGLEAPVTFCVSLNLGEIIDPSKVLARFSYAHPQYGASTVAAQAAWAALQDRQHSFYCGAYWANGFHEDGVLSALRVARYFGEQL; encoded by the coding sequence ATGCGCATCGCCATCATCGGCAGCGGAATTTCCGGGCTCACCTGCGCTTACCTGCTGGCGCGCCGGCACGCGGTGACCGTCTTCGAATCCAGCGACTGGATCGGCGGCCATACGCACACGGTGGATGTCGACTGGCAGGGCCGCCGGTATGCGGTGGACACCGGCTTCATCGTCTTCAACGATTGGACCTACCCGAACTTCATCCGCCTGCTCGACCGCCTGGGGGTCGCGTCGCGGCCGACCGAGATGAGCTTTTCCGTGCACGATCCAAACGGCGGCCTGGAGTACAACGGGCACAGCCTCGACAGCCTCTTCGCCCAGCGCCGCAACCTGCTCTCGCCGGGCTTCTGGGGCATGCTGCGGGACATCCTGCGCTTCAACCGCGAGGCGGTGGACGACCTGCAAGGGCAGTTGCTCGGCGACGAAGCCTGCCTCGGCGACTACCTGCGCAGCAATGGCTACGGCGCGCGCTTCATCGACCACTACATAGTGCCCATGGGTTCGGCGATCTGGTCGATGTCGCGCGCCGACATGCTCGACTTCCCGCTGGAGGCATTCGTCCGTTTCTTCCGCAACCACGGCCTGCTGTCGGTCAATCGACGTCCCCAGTGGCGCGTCGTCGAGGGTGGCTCGCGCAGCTACGTGGAGCCGCTGTGCGCCGGCTTCCGCGAACATATCCGGCTGAACTGCCCGGTGCAGCGCGTGAGCCGCGACGACACCGGCGTGACGCTGCACAGCGCCGCCGGACCGGAGCGCTTCGACAAGGTGATCTTCGCCTGCCACAGCGACCAGGCCCTGGCCCTGCTGGATGAGCCCAGCACGACCGAAACACAGGTCCTGGGCGCATTGCCTTACGCGCAGAACGAGGTCCTGCTGCACACCGACACCCGCGTCCTGCCGCGCCGGCGCAAGACCTGGGCGAGCTGGAACTATCGGCTCGGCGGTGCGCCCGGCCAACCCGCCGCCGTCACCTACGACATGAACATCCTCCAGGGCCTGGAGGCGCCGGTGACTTTCTGCGTGAGCCTGAACCTGGGGGAGATCATCGATCCGTCCAAGGTGCTCGCGCGCTTCTCCTACGCGCACCCGCAATACGGCGCCTCCACCGTTGCGGCGCAAGCCGCCTGGGCCGCGCTGCAAGACCGGCAGCACAGCTTCTATTGCGGCGCTTACTGGGCGAACGGTTTCCATGAGGACGGCGTGCTCAGCGCCCTGCGCGTGGCCCGCTATTTCGGAGAACAGCTGTGA
- a CDS encoding OsmC family protein — protein sequence MSLKTIQVEGAMGAGFAVEVNCGSHRLVMDQPVAAFGQDAGPTPLLVLLGALAGCFGTIGRFLAHQRKIELRGMRFAIEADYDPAGLLGRDTAVRAGFEEIRLRVEIDADLGPEEKRAFLQEVERRCPLADNLLHGTRLVSELATEAG from the coding sequence ATGAGCCTCAAGACCATCCAGGTGGAAGGCGCCATGGGGGCGGGCTTCGCCGTCGAGGTGAACTGCGGGTCGCACCGGCTGGTCATGGACCAACCGGTTGCCGCCTTTGGTCAGGATGCGGGCCCTACTCCGCTGCTGGTGCTGCTCGGCGCGCTGGCCGGGTGCTTCGGTACCATCGGCCGTTTCCTGGCTCATCAGCGCAAGATCGAACTACGCGGCATGCGCTTCGCCATTGAAGCGGACTACGACCCGGCCGGATTGCTTGGGCGGGATACTGCGGTTCGGGCGGGCTTCGAGGAAATACGCCTGCGCGTCGAGATCGACGCGGACCTCGGTCCGGAGGAGAAACGGGCCTTCCTGCAGGAAGTGGAGCGCCGCTGCCCACTGGCCGACAACCTGCTGCATGGCACCCGTCTGGTGAGTGAGCTGGCGACAGAGGCCGGCTAG
- a CDS encoding flavin reductase family protein — MKIGKAFTLLEPGPVVLVSTYDGERPNLMTLSWTLVVDFTPRFAFTTGPWNFSYTALESTRECVIAIPGADLLDTLVGIGTCSGADTDKFARFGLTAVPARHVRAPLVGECLANIECRVVDIVEAHNIVVLEGVAAYVDDARPEQRRLHAVGDGTFVADGEVFDRSEAMRSKLPAGV; from the coding sequence ATGAAGATCGGCAAGGCCTTTACCTTGCTCGAACCCGGCCCGGTGGTGCTGGTCAGCACCTACGACGGCGAGCGGCCTAACCTCATGACCCTGTCCTGGACCCTGGTGGTCGACTTCACTCCGCGATTTGCCTTCACCACCGGACCTTGGAATTTCTCCTACACGGCGCTGGAAAGCACCCGCGAGTGCGTCATCGCCATTCCCGGCGCGGACCTGCTCGACACCCTGGTCGGCATCGGCACCTGCTCGGGTGCCGACACCGACAAGTTCGCCCGCTTCGGACTCACCGCCGTTCCGGCCAGGCATGTTCGCGCGCCCCTCGTCGGCGAGTGCCTGGCCAACATCGAATGCCGCGTAGTGGACATCGTCGAAGCGCACAACATCGTGGTGCTCGAAGGCGTGGCCGCCTATGTCGATGACGCGCGCCCGGAACAGCGGAGGCTGCACGCCGTGGGTGACGGCACCTTCGTGGCGGACGGCGAGGTGTTCGATCGGAGCGAGGCAATGCGCTCCAAGCTGCCGGCGGGTGTCTAG
- a CDS encoding PAS domain-containing protein — translation MINAKLLQLVVEASNDGIVVAEQEGEDSILIYVNPAFERLTGYAGADILYQDCRFLQGEDHDQPGLTAIRQAIREGRPCRQVLRNYRKDGSRFWNELSITPVYNEADQLTYFIGIQRDVTGEVEALERVRELEAEVRSLRERLAGQDA, via the coding sequence ATGATCAACGCCAAGCTCCTGCAACTCGTGGTCGAAGCCTCGAACGACGGTATCGTGGTAGCCGAACAGGAAGGCGAGGACAGCATCCTCATCTACGTCAATCCGGCCTTCGAGCGCCTGACCGGCTACGCCGGCGCCGACATCCTCTACCAGGACTGCCGCTTCCTCCAGGGCGAGGACCATGACCAACCGGGCCTGACCGCGATCCGCCAGGCGATCCGCGAAGGGCGCCCGTGCCGCCAGGTGCTGCGCAACTACCGCAAGGACGGCAGCCGCTTCTGGAACGAGCTGTCGATCACCCCGGTTTACAACGAGGCCGACCAGCTCACCTACTTCATCGGCATCCAGCGCGACGTGACCGGCGAGGTCGAGGCGCTCGAGCGCGTGCGCGAGCTGGAGGCGGAAGTCAGGTCCTTGCGCGAGCGGCTGGCCGGGCAAGACGCCTGA
- a CDS encoding FMN-binding negative transcriptional regulator, which translates to MYLPEHFSESDPAALHRLIESHPLGILVTRQDDLLDANHLPFELDAEAGLLRCHVARANPVWREADGSEVLVIFRGAEAYISPTWYPSKHEHHRHVPTWNYQVVHVRGRLRVIDEERFVRGLVGRLTRTHEAGEEKPWKMADAPREYIEQMIAAIVGIEIDISEMTGKFKVGQNREARDRLGAAAELQARGAEELGKAMQGAGKAE; encoded by the coding sequence ATGTACCTGCCAGAACACTTCAGCGAAAGCGACCCCGCGGCGCTGCACCGCCTGATCGAAAGCCATCCGCTGGGCATCCTGGTGACCCGCCAGGACGATCTGCTCGACGCCAACCACCTGCCCTTCGAACTCGACGCCGAGGCCGGCCTGCTGCGCTGCCACGTGGCGCGCGCCAATCCGGTCTGGCGCGAAGCCGATGGCAGCGAGGTGCTGGTGATCTTCCGTGGCGCCGAGGCCTACATCTCGCCGACCTGGTATCCCAGCAAGCATGAGCACCACCGCCACGTACCGACCTGGAACTACCAGGTCGTGCATGTGCGCGGACGCCTGCGGGTGATCGACGAGGAACGCTTCGTACGCGGCCTCGTCGGGCGCCTGACGCGCACCCACGAAGCCGGCGAGGAAAAGCCGTGGAAGATGGCCGATGCGCCGCGCGAGTACATCGAGCAGATGATCGCCGCCATCGTCGGCATCGAGATCGACATCAGCGAGATGACCGGCAAGTTCAAGGTCGGCCAGAACCGCGAAGCGCGCGACCGCCTGGGGGCGGCGGCCGAACTGCAGGCACGCGGCGCCGAGGAGCTGGGCAAGGCCATGCAAGGCGCCGGCAAGGCCGAGTGA
- a CDS encoding MerR family transcriptional regulator, giving the protein MTEFSETASSAHPELIPMREVVRQTGVNPVTLRAWERRYGLICPVRTEGGHRLYSREDVDAIRRILTWTGRGVAVSKVGELLASQRDSAPESAAAQHGEADERQHWRASFLAAVSRFDSTELERLYGQLFTLYPPAVVFESVLLPLWRDLLQRSDFGATSQWLFLDAFLRARVLMRLQMNRASGAPVLLAALPGGCRELELLCVGLLLGGEDLRVEVLAPGQPLNELALVCEARQPQALVLLAQAPLDAEQLRRVHRLQLGLDCLLALAGEAAEIGLEGVQQSPIACLGGGAASMGRRLRAFIDGRLDT; this is encoded by the coding sequence ATGACCGAATTCAGCGAAACTGCTTCCTCCGCCCACCCCGAGTTGATACCGATGCGCGAGGTCGTGCGCCAGACCGGGGTGAATCCCGTCACCCTGCGTGCCTGGGAGCGGCGCTATGGGCTGATCTGCCCGGTGCGCACCGAGGGCGGGCATCGGCTGTATTCGCGCGAGGATGTCGACGCCATCCGCCGCATCCTGACCTGGACCGGCCGCGGCGTGGCGGTCAGCAAGGTGGGCGAGTTGCTCGCCAGCCAGCGCGACAGTGCCCCCGAGTCTGCAGCGGCGCAGCACGGGGAGGCGGATGAGCGACAGCATTGGCGCGCGTCCTTCCTGGCCGCCGTCTCGCGTTTCGACAGTACCGAGCTTGAGCGTCTCTACGGCCAGCTGTTCACCCTCTATCCACCTGCCGTGGTGTTCGAAAGCGTGCTGTTGCCGCTGTGGCGCGACCTGCTGCAGCGCAGCGACTTCGGCGCCACCAGCCAGTGGCTGTTCCTCGATGCCTTCCTTCGCGCAAGGGTGCTGATGCGCCTGCAGATGAACCGCGCGAGCGGCGCCCCGGTTCTGCTCGCCGCGTTGCCGGGCGGCTGCCGTGAACTGGAGTTGCTGTGCGTGGGGCTGCTGCTGGGCGGGGAGGACCTGCGCGTCGAGGTGCTGGCCCCAGGGCAGCCGCTGAACGAGCTGGCGCTGGTCTGCGAAGCTCGCCAGCCGCAGGCGCTGGTGCTGCTTGCCCAAGCACCGCTGGATGCCGAGCAACTGCGCCGGGTGCATCGCCTGCAACTGGGCCTGGACTGCCTGCTGGCGCTTGCCGGCGAGGCAGCGGAGATCGGCCTGGAGGGTGTCCAGCAAAGCCCCATCGCCTGCCTCGGCGGCGGCGCCGCGAGCATGGGCCGGCGCTTGCGCGCCTTCATCGACGGCCGTCTGGACACCTGA
- a CDS encoding SDR family NAD(P)-dependent oxidoreductase, producing MSRIWLTGASSGLGEALAQLLLREGHSLALSARRIAPLQSLYERFPGQVLLAPGDLGDPQQVAGIAQRIEQTWGALDMAILNAGTCEYLEPGRFDSALVERVIRTNLLSASLCLQAALPLLRRGQRPSLVAMCSAVTWLALPRAGAYGASKAALRYLFESLRIDLAAEGIAVTLVSPGFVDTPLTRRNDFPMPQRWPVERAARHIAERLPARPLEIVFPLAFTLALRLLGRLPATWRLALGKRLARPPQGR from the coding sequence ATGAGCCGCATCTGGCTTACCGGTGCCAGCAGCGGCCTGGGCGAGGCACTGGCGCAATTGCTGCTGCGCGAAGGTCACAGCCTGGCGCTCAGTGCCCGCCGCATCGCGCCGCTGCAATCGCTGTACGAACGCTTCCCCGGCCAGGTGCTGCTGGCGCCGGGAGACCTGGGCGATCCACAACAGGTCGCCGGCATCGCGCAGCGCATCGAGCAGACCTGGGGCGCGCTCGACATGGCGATCCTCAATGCCGGCACCTGCGAATACCTGGAACCGGGACGATTCGACAGCGCCCTGGTGGAGCGCGTCATACGGACCAACCTGCTCAGCGCCAGCCTCTGCCTGCAGGCCGCCCTGCCCCTGTTGCGACGCGGCCAGCGCCCCTCGCTGGTGGCCATGTGCAGTGCCGTGACCTGGCTGGCGCTGCCGCGCGCCGGGGCCTATGGAGCGTCCAAGGCGGCACTGCGCTACCTGTTCGAGTCGCTGCGCATCGACCTCGCCGCCGAGGGCATCGCCGTCACCCTGGTGAGCCCCGGATTCGTCGATACCCCGCTGACCCGTCGCAACGACTTCCCCATGCCGCAGCGCTGGCCGGTCGAACGCGCCGCCCGCCACATCGCCGAACGCCTGCCGGCGCGCCCGCTGGAGATCGTCTTCCCGCTGGCCTTCACCCTCGCCCTGCGCCTGCTGGGCCGGTTGCCCGCCACCTGGCGCCTGGCCCTGGGCAAGCGCCTGGCGCGCCCGCCACAAGGACGCTGA